The following nucleotide sequence is from Methanoculleus sp. 7T.
GTCAGGGGATACAATAATCTCTTGGAGCGTTGCCGTCGGCCCCGGCGTCATCGTCACTGTCCCCGGATCCACCTGGTCGGGCGCGAACCCCGCCGCCCCGCCGCCATCGAAGGTGGGTTCTGCAAGGATCGTCTCCCCGCTCCCTGTGACGGCGGTCACGACCACACGCTCGGGCTTTGTACTCCCGGTATAGGTGATGGCCTCGCCGATCGACCAGACGCCCCCTGGGGGTGTGGTAAAGTTTGCGGTCTCGTCCACAAGGCCGTTCCCTGTGTCAAGATAGACCCTGTACTCTCCTTCCCTGAGGGGGTCGCCTCCCTCGTGGACGAGGACAATGGTGCCGCTTGCATTCCCCGCGACGATCGTGGCGTGGGGTATCTCTGCGGTCTGGGGGCCGGAGAGGAGGACCGCCGCCACGATAACCACCCCGAGCACGGTCAGACCGACCAGGAGGACGGCCCCGACCACCTCGGAGACTCCTTCTTCATGGGTGTCGTGTGTCATTCCCTCACCCCATAAGGGACGCCGCGTTGTGGACCGTCACCGTGTAGTTTGCCGGGTACAGGCTGAGAATGACCTTTTTGCCCGCTGACGGAGGTAAAACACTCAGTGTAGCCGTCCTTTCTTCCGGGTCGAGTACACAGGATAAGGAAGCAGCGCCCTCCTCCCCTCCTCTCTGTCGCACCTCTTTGAAGGCCCTCTCCCATGCCCTGGCCGATTCCATATCCTCGGCCGTGACAGTCAGGTCAACCCGGTCGTAGGCGCCGTCAAGGGACGAGGGATCGCTCCAGCGCATCCTGGTCTCTATCCGCACCGGCCCCGACCCCCCGATCTTCGCCGAGCCATTGAGACTGATCGGGGCGACCGTGAGCGTGATGTTGCCGCTCTGCGTCTTAGCCGCCGCGATCGAAGGTCCGACCCGCACCGTCGTCCCCCCCTCCTGCGCGAGGAAGACCGCACCCATCTGGTAGGTCCAGGTCTGGTCCACCCAGTACTTGTTCGAGG
It contains:
- a CDS encoding type IV pilin N-terminal domain-containing protein, with product MTHDTHEEGVSEVVGAVLLVGLTVLGVVIVAAVLLSGPQTAEIPHATIVAGNASGTIVLVHEGGDPLREGEYRVYLDTGNGLVDETANFTTPPGGVWSIGEAITYTGSTKPERVVVTAVTGSGETILAEPTFDGGGAAGFAPDQVDPGTVTMTPGPTATLQEIIVSPDIMTDMDWKDYFDFAAKIERDDIERVDLIIYNYDDDTSGPDRKINSANAYEMTKSDAYEFYYNRTIHITGSIGQPGDLISITVIAYNATDIIASQSILSMIQ
- a CDS encoding DUF7289 family protein, translated to SNKYWVDQTWTYQMGAVFLAQEGGTTVRVGPSIAAAKTQSGNITLTVAPISLNGSAKIGGSGPVRIETRMRWSDPSSLDGAYDRVDLTVTAEDMESARAWERAFKEVRQRGGEEGAASLSCVLDPEERTATLSVLPPSAGKKVILSLYPANYTVTVHNAASLMG